GTGCATCATGGCCTTTCCCCCGCAGTGCCGTTCTGGCTTTGGTTTCCGGACGAAGCCCAGGTAGACGCGCAACTCCTTGCTCGATCGCTGAATCCAGCCCTGAGGTCGTCGGGCGTCGAGCTCGTGAACGGGCGCCGCGTGACGAGGATTATCCACACCGGTGGACGATTGGAGGGCGTTCGCCTAGAGGACGGCGGAAAGATCCGCGCCGAAGCGATCGTGCTGGCGCCTGGCGCATGGATCGGAGCGATCGCCGGCCTCCCCCGGGCAATCCCGGTTCGTCCAGTGAAGGGTCAAATCCTAAGACTGGTTTTTCCGGGGCGCCTTTGCCGACCATCGGTCCCGATCCGGAGCTCGAGGGTCTGTTTTACGCGACCGGCCACGGGCGCAGTGGGATCGTTCTCGCACCGCTCACGGCACACCTCGTGGCGGACCTCATGGCAGAAGGGATATCCCCCATCCCGTGGGCGCCCTTCAAGATCGATCGCTTTGCATCGGTCGCCTGAGGTGGAAGGAGGTCTTCCCAAGTCCGGTGCCGTGCAGGCGAATATCGCAGAGGCCGACCCGCCGGTCGGCCAGCTTGCGGTCGGGCATGCACTCCGGCCGATACTGGATGGGCACCTATGCCACCCCCGCGATGGATCCCATTCCGTGCACTCCCTTAAGCATAGGTTATGAACGCTCTCCTTCTCTCCCCCAAGTTTCCCATCACATTCTGGGGCTTCCAACATGCCCTTTCATTCGTGCGGAAACGAGCGGCCTTGCCGCCGCTGGGGCTCCTTACGGTTGCTTCCCTCCTTCCTCACACGTGGGAGAAGCGTCTCGTGGACCTGAATGTCGAGGACCTGACGCCGGAGGACCTGGAGTGGGCAGACTACGCCTTCCTCGGGGGGATGGCGGTTCAGAGGAAGTCTGCCCTCGACCTCGTGGCGCGCTGCAGAGCAGCCGGAGTGCCGGTGGTCGCGGGCGGACCCCTTTTCACAAGCGATCCCGGCGATGTCCCGGAGGTGGAACACCTCCTCCTCAACGAGGCGGAGCTGACCCTTCCGCGTTTCTTATCCGATCTCGCCAAGGGAACTCCCGCGCGCCTCTATGAGGCATCCGGCTTCGCCGACCTTACGGAAAGTCCGGTGCCCATGTGGTCACTCGCGAGGCTCGACCGCTACCAGTCCATGAGCGTGCAGTACTCAAGGGGCTGCCCTTACGACTGCGAGTTCTGCAATGTGACCGCCCTCTTCGGTCACCGGCCCCGCATCAAGCCCGCGGAACAGGTCGTTGGAGAACTAGACGCATTGCTCGCCGAGGGGTGGCGAGGGCCTGTGTTCTTCGCGGACGACAACATCATCGGTCACCGGAAAAGCGTTAAGACGGAGCTCCTTCCCGCCCTGATTCGCTGGCAGCGTCTCCGAGGACCGATTCGGTTCTACACACAGGCTTCCGTGAATCTGGCCGATGACGACGGGTTGTTGGAAATGATGGTTGCCGCCGGCTTCGAGTCCGTCTTCGTAGGGATTGAAACCCCGGACGAAAGGGGGCTTATGGAATCCAACAAGAAGCACAATCTTAACCGAGATCTGATTGGGGACGTGAAGCGAATACATAGGGCCGGGATCCAGGTACAGGGCGGATTCATCGTGGGATTCGACAGCGATGATGCCTCCATCTTCGATCGGCAGATCCGGTTCATCCAGGAGAGCGGAATCGTGACTGCCATGGTGGGACTTCTCCAGGCGCCGCCAGGCACGAGACTCTTCGAGCGACTGAAGCGCGAGGGCCGGCTGCTCGGCCGCATCACCGGGGATAACTCGGATGGAACGTCCAATATTCTGCCGCTGATGGATGGGCGAACTCTGTGCCAAGGATACCGTCGCATTCTGGAGCACATCTATGCCCCTCAACACTTCTATGAACGCGTCCGGACGTTCTTACGGGAGTATCGGCAGCCACCGCTCCGGAAAGCCGGTGGGCAGCCGCGCCTCCTTCCCTTCCTCAGGTCGATCTATCGCTTGGGGATTCGAGGAGAGGAGAGAGTTCAGTATTGGTTCCTGCTGTTCTCGACGCTCTTCAGCCGACCGCGCCTGCTTCCTACCGCAGTCACGCTCGCCATCTATGGACACCACTTTCGCAGGGTATCCGAGAGTCTCCTGGGCGAGGCGGCGGTGGCCTCCGCGATGCCCACCGATCGGTAGATCTGTCAGCCGCTGTGGCCCGAAGGGCACTCCTGATTCGAGGGAATTCCCCCAAGTCCCCCTGGAGGGCAAATCCCACCTTTGTATTGACCTCTTTCGGCCTCCTGGGCAGGTTAAGGAACAGGTTCTAGATATGATCATGAGAAAACCGGATAGGTGAGATGGTTTATTCCTCAGCGTGTGAGTACGCCATCCGGGCCGCCACGCACCTGGCTCTCCATAAGGACGAGGATTGGGTGAGGTTGCGAGACATCTCGCGAGAAGAAGACATTCCGGCACCGTTCCTCTCTTCCATCCTGCAACGACTCGTCATGAGCGGTCTTCTTCGATCCGCCCGCGGGCCCACGGGCGGTTACTCCCTGGCGCGTCCTCCCGAAGGAATCAGTCTGCACGACATCAAGGCCGCCATCGACGGAACTGCGGAACTCGATGAGTGTGGCGTGGGACTCGGCAAGTGTTCGGACGATATGCCCTGCCCACTGCACGAGACATGGAAACCAATCCGAGCACAAATCAAGGAGTACCTCCGCCGGACGACACTCCAGGACATGGCCGTGGCCCTCACTGCCAAGCGAGAGATGCTCGCTCGCTCTGGACAACGTCCGGTGGTTCGCAGGCGTTAGACAAGTTTTACCCAGGCCGCGGATCGGGGGACACCCGATTCGGAGGCCGCCGCCCTACATTCGTGGGACTCGAGCCTTTGTCGGAGCCCCGGCTTCGCTTGACCACGAGGAGTGCTTGTCTTCCCTCCGGTCGAGGACGCGCGGCCCCTCGGACAACCAATCCTTACCTCAGACTCGTGGCCCGGCCGGTTGCCGCGTTTTAAAGAGTAGTTTATGATCGTTAATTCGCCTTCATTCCGGTGCCGAGGCCGAGCCTCCTCGGTGTTTCCATGACTGAGGGGCTGTTCATGGTCGAAGTGATGCCGGTTCCCAGAATCATTCAGGGAGGGATGGGCGTTGGAGTCTCCGGGTGGAAGCTGGCGCGGGCAGTTTCGCAGACCGGCCAACTCGGAGTCGTATCCGGAACCCTGATCGATACGGTGATGGTGCGGCGACTTCAGGACGGGGATCCGGGGGGCCATGTTCGTCGGGCAATGGCGCGATTCCCTTTCGCAGACGTCGCGGCGGAGGTCTTGAGGAAATACTTCCGCAGCAAAGGTCGCAGCCCGGGAGAGGGGTATGCGCTCCTCCCGATGTGGACCTACCGGTCTGGCAAGGCCCGAAAGGCGATCAACATGCTGGCGGCCTTCGTGGAGGTCTCCCTTTCGAAAGAGGGTCACTGCGGCCAGGTGGGCATGAACCTCCTGACCAAGGTCCAGCTTCCGAACTTGTCGGCCCTTTACGGCGCGATGCTGGCCGGCGTCGACGTCATTCTGATGGGCGCGGGCATCCCCCGAGAGATCCCGGGGGCGTTGGACCGCCTCGCGGCGCATGAGCGCGCGTCATTGCGGTTCGATTCGGAGGGAGTCCGATCCCCGGAGACAGCGACACTGGACCTCGACCCCGCCGAGTATTGGAGCGGGCCCCCGCCATTCGTCGATCGTCCTCGTTTCCTGGCCATCGTAGCGAGCGACACGCTGGCCACCGCCCTCGCGCGAAAGGCGACAGGCCGCGTGGATGGCTTCATCGTCGAACGCCATGTCTCGGGGGGACACAATGCCCCGCCGCGAAACAAGGGATGGGCCGAGCTTAGCGGTGAGCTGATTTATGATGCCCGCGACGAGGCGGATCTCGAGAAGCTGGCCGCGCTCGGCTTGCCCTTCTGGCTGGCGGGAGGGATGGGTCGACCCGGATCGCTTTCTCTAGCAGAGCGCCTGGGAGCCGTCGGTATCCAGGTCGGGACTCTGTTCGCGTACTGCGAGGAGTCCGGGATGGACGAGACGCTCAAGCGCTGCGTGTTGGCCGCGGTGGCACGCGGGGAAGTGGCGGTCCGCACCGACTCGAGGGCCTCTCCGACAGGATTCCCCTTCAAGATCGTCGAGTGGCCTGGAGACGGGGTGGCGTCGGGCACACGGGAACGAAGAAAGTGCGACCTGGGCTACCTGCGCACTCCGTTCCGGAGCGAGGACGGACGGATACAGTACAGATGTCCAGCCGAACCCGTGAATACCTTTGCCAGGAAGGGGGGGCTGGAG
This genomic stretch from Gemmatimonadota bacterium harbors:
- a CDS encoding B12-binding domain-containing radical SAM protein, with amino-acid sequence MNALLLSPKFPITFWGFQHALSFVRKRAALPPLGLLTVASLLPHTWEKRLVDLNVEDLTPEDLEWADYAFLGGMAVQRKSALDLVARCRAAGVPVVAGGPLFTSDPGDVPEVEHLLLNEAELTLPRFLSDLAKGTPARLYEASGFADLTESPVPMWSLARLDRYQSMSVQYSRGCPYDCEFCNVTALFGHRPRIKPAEQVVGELDALLAEGWRGPVFFADDNIIGHRKSVKTELLPALIRWQRLRGPIRFYTQASVNLADDDGLLEMMVAAGFESVFVGIETPDERGLMESNKKHNLNRDLIGDVKRIHRAGIQVQGGFIVGFDSDDASIFDRQIRFIQESGIVTAMVGLLQAPPGTRLFERLKREGRLLGRITGDNSDGTSNILPLMDGRTLCQGYRRILEHIYAPQHFYERVRTFLREYRQPPLRKAGGQPRLLPFLRSIYRLGIRGEERVQYWFLLFSTLFSRPRLLPTAVTLAIYGHHFRRVSESLLGEAAVASAMPTDR
- a CDS encoding Rrf2 family transcriptional regulator, with product MVYSSACEYAIRAATHLALHKDEDWVRLRDISREEDIPAPFLSSILQRLVMSGLLRSARGPTGGYSLARPPEGISLHDIKAAIDGTAELDECGVGLGKCSDDMPCPLHETWKPIRAQIKEYLRRTTLQDMAVALTAKREMLARSGQRPVVRRR
- a CDS encoding nitronate monooxygenase, whose product is MTEGLFMVEVMPVPRIIQGGMGVGVSGWKLARAVSQTGQLGVVSGTLIDTVMVRRLQDGDPGGHVRRAMARFPFADVAAEVLRKYFRSKGRSPGEGYALLPMWTYRSGKARKAINMLAAFVEVSLSKEGHCGQVGMNLLTKVQLPNLSALYGAMLAGVDVILMGAGIPREIPGALDRLAAHERASLRFDSEGVRSPETATLDLDPAEYWSGPPPFVDRPRFLAIVASDTLATALARKATGRVDGFIVERHVSGGHNAPPRNKGWAELSGELIYDARDEADLEKLAALGLPFWLAGGMGRPGSLSLAERLGAVGIQVGTLFAYCEESGMDETLKRCVLAAVARGEVAVRTDSRASPTGFPFKIVEWPGDGVASGTRERRKCDLGYLRTPFRSEDGRIQYRCPAEPVNTFARKGGLEEDTKGRRCLCNSLLSTIGLAQLHGGILEPPLVTSGDQLEELGVFLNGRARFTAAQAVDYLLSSNPARTQDSEHRDAQLEGRWPNATRFLLSGPGNSVSGFREG